TGACATTTTTACGCAGCGCGCGAATGCTTTCTCTGGCGATTATCTTGCCGCCAATTGACGCCTGAATGGCGATTTCAAACATCTGTCGCGGGATCAATTCTTTCAATTTCTCGCACAATTTTCGTCCCCATTCGTAACCCTTGCTACGGTGAATGATCATAGACAACGCGTCCACCGGCTCTTTGTTGATGAGAATATCCAATTTGATCATATCAGCGCGTTCAAAATCCAGAAATTCGTAGTCAAATGAAGCATAGCCTCGGGAAACAGATTTTAATTTATCGTAAAAATCGTAAATGATCTCCGTCAGCGGAAACTTGTAGTGCAGATCCGCGCGCGTGGGGTCGATATAATCTGTGTTTAGATAAATCCCTCGCCGATCCTGAGAAATTTTCATAATATTGCCGATGTATTCCGTTGGCGTCAAAATACTGGCGCGAATATAAGGTTCTTCAATAAAATCAATGTAAGTCGAGCTCGGCAAGTTTGCTGGGTTGTCCACGATAATCGTTTCGCCGTTAGTCTTATGAACCCGAAATTGCACGCTCGGCAGCGTGGTCACTAAATTTAAATTGTACTCTCGCTCCAGGCGCTCCTGAATAATTTCCAAATGCAGCAATCCCAAAAAACCACAGCGGAAACCGAATCCCAGCGCGATGGAATTTTCAGGTTCAAATACGAGAGAAGCGTCGTTGAGTTTCAATTTATCCAGCGCATCGCGCAGGTCTTCGTAATCCTCGTTGTCCGCAGGAAACATGCTACTGAAAACCATCGGTTTCACGTCGCGGTAGCCGGGCAACGGTTGCGGATCCGGATTGTGAACCGAAGTGATGGTGTCGCCGACTTTCGTGTCGCGCACTTCTTTGGCGCCGGCAATTACGTAACCGACCTCGCCGACGGATAATTTGTTCGTGGGCACGTTTTTGAGGCGCAAAATTCCCACTTCCTGCACTTCAAAAGTTTTGTCATGCGCAAAAAATTTGATTTGCATATCCGGCTTAATTTCGCCCTGATAAACCCGAATATAGGCGATGGCGCCGCGGTAGGCATTAAACACTGAATCAAAAATGAGCGCTTGTAACGGCGCGTTTGCATCTCCCTTTGGCGGCGGCACTCGTTTCACAATTGCTTCCAGAATTTCTTCTATTCCGATACCTTGCCTGGCGCTGCAGAGCAAAATTTCATTTTCGTCAATGCCTAAAATTTCCACGATTTGCGTTTTCACTTCATCTACGCGCGCGCTGGCGAGGTCGATTTTATTGATCACCGGGATGATTTCCAGATCATTTTCCAGTGCCAGATACAAATTACTGATGGTCTGCGCCTCGATTCCCTGCGCCGCGTCAATCACTAATAACGCGCCCTCGCACGCTGCCAGACTACGCGAAACTTCGTAGGAAAAATCCACGTGTCCCGGCGTGTCGATCAAATTGAGCGCGTACTTGGCGCCGTCGCCCGCTTTGTAATTCATTGTAATCGCGTGCGACTTGATGGTAATGCCGCGTTCCCGCTCCAAATCCATGTCGTCCAAAACCTGATCGACCATGTCCTCTTTGCGCAGCGTGCCGGTTTTCTCCAGCAATCTGTCCGCCAGAGTGGATTTGCCGTGGTCGATGTGGGCGATGATGGAAAAATTTCTGATGTATTTCGGATTCATAACAGCTCTAATACTTCCTTTCAAAAATCTAAATTAGCGGGAGATTGTTTTTATTATATTTTAGAGAAAGAATTCGGTTCCCGCTCGGTGAAAATAAAACCTCTTATTATAGGAAAAAATTAGCAATTATGCAATACAAATTTTTTGGTGGGGATGATTTTGCAGATTTTTGGGACTGAAGCTGTTGCAAGACAAAAATCTACCAACGTCTTTTCGTTAATGTGGGGGAGTCTTTTGGGTTCGGTGCTTGGTGAAATAATTTGGAATTG
The sequence above is a segment of the Calditrichota bacterium genome. Coding sequences within it:
- the lepA gene encoding elongation factor 4, producing the protein MNPKYIRNFSIIAHIDHGKSTLADRLLEKTGTLRKEDMVDQVLDDMDLERERGITIKSHAITMNYKAGDGAKYALNLIDTPGHVDFSYEVSRSLAACEGALLVIDAAQGIEAQTISNLYLALENDLEIIPVINKIDLASARVDEVKTQIVEILGIDENEILLCSARQGIGIEEILEAIVKRVPPPKGDANAPLQALIFDSVFNAYRGAIAYIRVYQGEIKPDMQIKFFAHDKTFEVQEVGILRLKNVPTNKLSVGEVGYVIAGAKEVRDTKVGDTITSVHNPDPQPLPGYRDVKPMVFSSMFPADNEDYEDLRDALDKLKLNDASLVFEPENSIALGFGFRCGFLGLLHLEIIQERLEREYNLNLVTTLPSVQFRVHKTNGETIIVDNPANLPSSTYIDFIEEPYIRASILTPTEYIGNIMKISQDRRGIYLNTDYIDPTRADLHYKFPLTEIIYDFYDKLKSVSRGYASFDYEFLDFERADMIKLDILINKEPVDALSMIIHRSKGYEWGRKLCEKLKELIPRQMFEIAIQASIGGKIIARESIRALRKNVTAKCYGGDITRKRKLLEKQKEGKKRMKQLGRVEVPQEAFLAVLKVD